Part of the Campylobacter suis genome, GAATTTGCACCAAAAGATGGTAGCAGCCATAAATTACGATGAAGTTGGAGAGGGCAATGCATTTGCTGCACTTGCGACTATCACGGCTTACACAAAGTGCGATGAGTGGCTTGAACAGCTAAGGGCTTATATATTTGAGAATAAACGCATTGTGAGTGAGTTTTTGCAAAATGAAAACCTAGGCATAACTCTTGTAAAAAGTGAGGCAACATATCTGCTTTGGCTTGATTGCTCACAAATTTGTGAAAATTCCACAAATTTACAAAGATTTTTGCTTGTAAATGCAAAGCTTTGGTTAAATGACGGCAACATTTACCGCCCTAACGGAAGCTTTTTGCGTATGAATATCGCTTGTCCAAAAGCCACGCTTCTTGAAGGATTAAAAAGGTTAAAAGCTGGAATTTTGGCTTTTAATAAAACAAAAAATACTATATAGTTAATAATATAATATGAGAAAGATTGAGCTTTTTATAGCAAAAAAGTTTGAACGAAATTTTAGACTTTATCCTAAAGATCGTCGCAGGATCAAAAAAACTCCTAGCCTTAAAAATTCTCAATCTTTTATGCTTTCTCGTTACCTAAAATATAAATACAAGCTTAAAGATAATGTCTGTATCTCGCATAAGAAAAATTTCTGTGTTATTGCAAAATTTAAAGGCAAAATCGGTGTTGATGTAGAAGAGCTAAAAGAGAGAAATTTTAGCGCTATTATGGACTTTTGTTTTAGTGATGATGAGAGACAAATCGTACTAAATTCCAAGAATCAAAAGCTTACATTTTATAAAATTTTTACACTAAAAGAAGCTTATATAAAGTTTAAAAGATTAGACTTTACTTACATAAAATCAGTGAATTTTAATGAAATTTTAAGTACAATAGATACCCATTTTATAAAATTTGATGATTTTTTAATAACAATAATCACAAGGAAATTTCGTGAAAGAGGTAGATGTTTTAGTTGTTGGGGCTGGTCCTAGTGGTTCGATTTGCAGTGCTATTTTAAATAAAAATGGTTTTAAAGTTTACTGTGTTGAAAAAGAGCATTTTCCACGCTTTGTAATAGGCGAAAGCTTGTTGCCAAACTGTATGAACTATATTCAGGAAGCTGGCTTTTTAGAAGCAGTGAATTCTTACGGATTTCAGTATAAAAATGGTGCAGCATTTAGCTGGAATGATGAGTATAGATATTTTGATTTTTGCGACAAGACTACACCCGGGCATGGTACGACATTTCAAGTTGTGCGTGGCGAATTTGATAAGATATTGATAGATGAAGCTATAAAACAAGGCGTTTTGGTAGATTTTGGTATTGAGGCTAAAGATATTGAGTTTAAGCCAGAATGCGTTTTAACAACGCTTAGCAATGGCGAGCTCGTTCGTTCAAAATATATAGTTGATGCTAGCGGATACTCAAGAGTTTTGCCATCGATGCTTGGACTTGAAGTGAAGAGTCATTTAAGCCCTAAAAAAGCTTATTTTACACATATAACAGATAAAATTTCAGAGCCACTTTATGATAGAAATAAAATTCTCATCACAACTCATCCAGAGTATAGAAATGTTTGGTTTTGGCTTATCCCATTTAGTAATGGAAGATGTAGTATAGGTGTGGTTGGCGAAGATGAGTATATAAAATGCGAAGGGCTTGACGAGCTTGAAACGCTAAAAAAACATGTTTATAAGGCACCCATGTTAAAGCGTTTACTAAAAGATGCTGTTTGGGATACGCCCGCTAGATATATTGAGGGGTATTCAAAAAATGTGAGTAAGCTTTATGGAGAGCGCTTTATAATGCTTGGTAATGCGACTGAGTTTTTAGATCCAGTTTTTAGCTCAGGTGTCACTATAGCTATGCACTCTGCTTCTCTTGCAGCAAAATGTATTTGTAAAATTCTAAAAAACCAAGAGTGTGACCTTGAAGAAGAGTATGCAAAGCCTTTGATGTTTGGTGTTAATGCATTTAGGACTTATGTTGATGGCTGGTATGATTGCAGTTTTCAAGATGTTATATATAATGGCAAAAACCATCAAGTAAAACGCAACATAAGTTCAATACTCGCAGGATATGCCTGGGATGAAAATAATGTTTATGTAAGGCGTAGCGATGAAGCTTTAAAGGCACTTTGGGAGTATTGTAAGTGAAATTTTGGCTAGTTTGTCTTGCTATATTTTTTGCTGGGTGTACTCAAAAGATAAATACACCAGAACTAAGCTTTACCCAAAAAGAATTTATCATAACAAGTAAAAGCGATGAGAATAGACTTGTAGTAAGCAACCAAGATGGTATCTATCGTTTTGTGATGTTTAACTCTTTTGGTGTGCCAGTGTCAGATAAAGAACTTAGGGGTGGTAGATTTAAAAGCGTTAAGTTTTTACCTCCAAGTGGTGAATATGACCAGCTTTTTTTAGGTATTTTAGAAATTTTAAAAGCTAATGCAAAAAAAGCACAAGTAAAAACCACTCAAGATAACTACGGGGTTGCTCTTGTATATTAGTTTACCACGAGTTATTAGCCCTTTTGGAAATGAAAACGACCTTTTTTTGGCCTGTGTTAATGGTGAAAGATCTCTTGTGTAT contains:
- a CDS encoding 4'-phosphopantetheinyl transferase family protein, which codes for MRKIELFIAKKFERNFRLYPKDRRRIKKTPSLKNSQSFMLSRYLKYKYKLKDNVCISHKKNFCVIAKFKGKIGVDVEELKERNFSAIMDFCFSDDERQIVLNSKNQKLTFYKIFTLKEAYIKFKRLDFTYIKSVNFNEILSTIDTHFIKFDDFLITIITRKFRERGRCFSCWGWS
- a CDS encoding NAD(P)/FAD-dependent oxidoreductase; translated protein: MKEVDVLVVGAGPSGSICSAILNKNGFKVYCVEKEHFPRFVIGESLLPNCMNYIQEAGFLEAVNSYGFQYKNGAAFSWNDEYRYFDFCDKTTPGHGTTFQVVRGEFDKILIDEAIKQGVLVDFGIEAKDIEFKPECVLTTLSNGELVRSKYIVDASGYSRVLPSMLGLEVKSHLSPKKAYFTHITDKISEPLYDRNKILITTHPEYRNVWFWLIPFSNGRCSIGVVGEDEYIKCEGLDELETLKKHVYKAPMLKRLLKDAVWDTPARYIEGYSKNVSKLYGERFIMLGNATEFLDPVFSSGVTIAMHSASLAAKCICKILKNQECDLEEEYAKPLMFGVNAFRTYVDGWYDCSFQDVIYNGKNHQVKRNISSILAGYAWDENNVYVRRSDEALKALWEYCK